The Niallia sp. Man26 genomic sequence AATATCCGCAAAATATGCAAAGGCGAAACAAATGACAAGGGCAATGGATACCACAGGTTCTGTAACTTTTAATTTAGAGAGTATTTTTAACATTTTGGGAACTAGGAAAGCTCCTGCAAGTAATACACCAATAAAAAAGATGACTTTTTTACCTATTAGAAGTCCAATCGATACTTCAACTCCAGTTCCAAGAAAACTAGTCATGACAGCTAAGAGCACGACAACCAGAACGTCGTCTACAACTGCAGCACCTAATATTGTGCTCCCCTCAGGGGAATTGAGTTTATTCATATCCTTTAACACTTGGACAGTAATACTTACAGATGTTGCACATAGTAGTATTCCGATAAACAGGGAGTATGTTGTATTTAATCTAAAGAGTTCTCCAATACCAAATCCTCCGATAAAAGGAAGGATGATGCCAATTATAGCAACCGCAAAAGCAGCTTTCCAATTTTTCTTAAGTTGGTCTAGATCTGTCTCCAAACCGGCTAAGAACATGAGCAATAAAACTCCAATTTCAGAGAAATAAAGAATAAAATCATTATTTTCTACCCACCCAAGGGCTGCAGGACCTAATATAATCCCGATTATTAGTTTTCCCAGTACAGATGGTTGTCCTAATCTGACGGAAAGATCACCTGCAATTTTTGTAGCAATTAATATTAATAACAGATATAAAATGAATTCCATTCTTAACCTCCTTTTTATATTGATTTACAGTTTAATACCCTTAAAACAGCCTGTCAATATGCTGTTTTAACAGCGATTAACACTGTTTTATTGACTGAAAAAAACGATTAATATAGCTACTCGTATTTGATGATAATCCCTTCTGAAGCTATTTATATGCCTATAAAGAGGGGGGGCGAATGAATTATCGTTGGGGAAAATTAGAAAAAATTTAGTTATAATAACTTTTTTAGTTTTAGAAGAAGGTGGTTTAGCTCCACTTTATAAGAGGGAAGAATATGCGATTCACTGTATATGATACTGCAGTTATATTTAGTCAATTCATCTCATTGTATTTTACATTCTGGATGTCACCATATGGTCTCATTATCTATATATCATCTTTTTTTATTCCTCAGAAAAAAAGATTACATTAAAATCAATATAAAAAAGCACCAAAAAGGTTTCGTTTTAGTGCTTTGGTGTTAGATTGTTTTCGAGATATTGATAATAGCTTTTTATCTAATTTATATAAAAAATTTGAATTGGAGGTTTAAATTAGTGAAAAAGATTAAAAAAGAATGGTTTTCAAATGTAAAAGGAGATATTTTAGCAGGTATTGTTGTTGCTTTAGCTTTAATTCCGGAAGCAATTGCATTTTCTATTATTGCTGGAGTAGATCCTATGGTAGGGCTATACGCTTCATTCTGTATAGCTGTCATTATTGCCTTTGTTGGAGGAAGACCAGGGATGATTTCAACCAATGGCTCTATTGATGGTTCCATTAGTAAAAAACATGGTTTAAATTATTTGCTGGCAGCTACCATCCTAACAGGTATTATACAAGTTTTATTTGGAGTATTTAAAATAGCAAAATTAATGAAGTTTATTCCAAGAGCTGTAATGATTGGATTTGTAAACTCTTTAGCAATTTTAATATTATTAGCTCAGGTGCCTCACTTTATTGGTATTTCATCAATGACCTATATTTTGTTGGTATAACTTTAGTAATTGTGTATGTATTACCTAGATTTATAAAATCTATTCCTGCACCGTTAATAGCTATTGTAGTTCTTAAATCAGTTGCTATCTATTCTAATTTTGATTTGAGGACAGTCGGAGATTTAGGGGACAATTACACAATCCCTACCAGCGTTTTTAATTCCTAATGTTCCATTTAATTTTGAAACGTTACAAATAATATTTCCTTACTTCATTGCGTTGGCAATTGAAGGTTTATTAGAACCATTGTTGATGTTATGACAGATACAGAAAGCAATAAGAACCGAGAAGCAAGAGGGCAAGGGATTGCAAATGTTGTTACTGGTTTCTTTGGTGGTATGGCTGGTTGCGCAATGATTGCTCAATCTGTTATAAACGTTAATTCAGGTGGAAAAGGACGACTATCCACATTAATAGCTAGTTTATTTTTCATGTTTTTAATTATTGTTCTTGGTGGTGTAGTTGTTCAAATTCCTATGGTTGTACTAGTGGGGATTATGATAATGGTCTCGATTGGAACTTTTGATTGGAATTCTTATTCATACTTAAAGAACGCACCTAAAACCGATGCAATTGTTATGTTAGTTACTGTTGCCATTGTTGTAGCGACACATGACCTTTCCATTGGAGTTATAGCCGGTGTAATTCTAAGTGCTATATTCTTTGTGGAAAAAATTTCAAAAATAAAGTTAACGAAACAAGAAACAATGGAAAATATTACTTTCTTTGTGGAAGGATTTTTAGATGGATTTGATGTTAGTGTTAAACATAAGAATATAATAATTGACTTCTCAAATGCACATATATGGGATGATTCAGCTGTTGGAGCTATCGATAAAGTTGTAATTAAATACCGGTAAAATAAGAATTTAAATGCTGCAAGTAAAAAATCGTGGACAAACTGGCTGTTTTTAATAACCCTAATGGTAAACTATTAGCCCATTAATATTATAATACGAGAAGTAGTATTTATCACAAAAGGAGGATACTTTTGAAAATAGTAAAATTAATTACACTGGTTTTATTGATCACAGTACTAAGTATTTATATCGTTTACTTGTTTGTTAGTGCTTATAAATATGAATTACATGATAAGAAATTTGAAGAATATACAGAGTAAATATGTTGCTGTTAGGAACAGAGTTAGGTTAATTGCTTATATGGAAGATAATTTATGATAAAGCGCTTCAAAGACTTTTTCGATAAAAACGTTTCAACAGGAGATGTAAATGAGTGTACATATATCCCACCTTTACTTGTTTTTAACATACCTATTCAATAAAGAATACGGAATACCTTTAAAATAAATCTTAATCTTATTCTAAGATGAAAAAGTTAATTTTGTGTAATGAAAAATGAATTCTTTGTGCACTACTTAAAGTGTGTAGCAAATGCGGTACTTAGTATTAATGCAAGCGCTGTTCCCTTGGCCATAAGAAAGAATATAAGAGTAATCTGTATTTATTTAAAAGGTTTTATAGGAAGAATTTAGCCCATCGTATGTCTGAGAAAATAACAATGAGAAATTGAGCTATGGGCAATTCAATTCCAAATGGGAGAA encodes the following:
- a CDS encoding monovalent cation:proton antiporter-2 (CPA2) family protein is translated as MEFILYLLLILIATKIAGDLSVRLGQPSVLGKLIIGIILGPAALGWVENNDFILYFSEIGVLLLMFLAGLETDLDQLKKNWKAAFAVAIIGIILPFIGGFGIGELFRLNTTYSLFIGILLCATSVSITVQVLKDMNKLNSPEGSTILGAAVVDDVLVVVLLAVMTSFLGTGVEVSIGLLIGKKVIFFIGVLLAGAFLVPKMLKILSKLKVTEPVVSIALVICFAFAYFADILGMAGIIGAFAAGIAISQTNYKHTVESKVEPIAYAVFVPVFFVSIGLNVSFSGIESQIGFIVALVIVAILTKLVGGAIGAKLTGFKNRSSLIIGAGMVSRGEVALIIAATGLQESLLLPEYFTAIVVVIIATTLFAPPLLKYLIQGETVNREEKTV